The following proteins are encoded in a genomic region of Maribacter hydrothermalis:
- a CDS encoding Na(+)-translocating NADH-quinone reductase subunit C has product MALKTDSNVYTVIFAAIMVVVVGSILAFLASALRPNIKENERFEKQQNILYAMGVNENGDDTGSVNFIPTDVVENEFASYIKEQLVIQGDKITEDNEAYLIDLKKQLANIKKGEDYKLPVFIGEKDGKKFYIIPMYGKGLWDAIWGFIALDDTMTVQGVYFDHKGETPGLGANIKMRYFMDDFKGETILNGTQYAGIAVAKGNNDPLNKTKDDNEVDALAGATITGNGVSAMISETVKLYKPYLETIRAK; this is encoded by the coding sequence ATGGCACTAAAAACAGATAGCAACGTTTATACAGTAATTTTTGCAGCAATTATGGTTGTAGTAGTTGGGTCAATACTTGCGTTTTTGGCTTCAGCATTACGTCCTAATATTAAAGAAAACGAGCGTTTTGAAAAACAGCAGAATATTCTTTATGCAATGGGTGTAAATGAAAATGGTGATGATACGGGTAGTGTAAACTTTATTCCTACAGATGTAGTAGAAAATGAGTTCGCAAGTTATATTAAAGAGCAGTTGGTTATTCAAGGCGATAAAATCACCGAAGATAACGAGGCATATTTAATCGATTTAAAAAAGCAATTAGCAAACATCAAAAAAGGTGAAGATTATAAGTTGCCAGTTTTTATAGGGGAAAAAGATGGGAAGAAATTCTATATCATCCCTATGTATGGCAAAGGACTTTGGGATGCAATTTGGGGTTTCATTGCTTTAGATGATACTATGACCGTACAAGGTGTTTATTTTGACCATAAAGGGGAAACCCCTGGTTTAGGAGCAAACATTAAAATGCGCTATTTCATGGATGATTTTAAAGGAGAAACTATTTTAAATGGTACTCAGTACGCAGGCATTGCTGTTGCTAAAGGGAACAATGATCCATTAAACAAAACAAAAGATGATAATGAAGTAGATGCCTTGGCGGGTGCTACAATTACCGGCAACGGTGTTTCTGCTATGATAAGCGAAACTGTCAAATTATATAAACCTTATTTAGAAACAATTAGAGCAAAGTAA
- the pruA gene encoding L-glutamate gamma-semialdehyde dehydrogenase: protein MGKGFFQVPTAINEPIKSYAPGSPEREAVLEQYKAYFNGNVDVPMYIGKEEIRTGNTKPMSPPHDHKHIVGTYHTADKKNIQSAIDNCLESRNDWANLTWEQRAAIFLKAAELIAGPYRAKINAATMIAQSKNIHQAEIDAACELIDFLRFNVEYMSQIYAEQPDSAEGIWNRVEYRPLEGFVYAITPFNFTAIAGNLPASAAMMGNVVVWKPSDSQIFSAKVIVDVFKEAGLPDGVINVVYGDPVMITNTILASPDFAGIHFTGSTHVFKELWKQIGNNIHTYKTYPKIVGETGGKDFILAHPTANTKQVATAISRGAFEFQGQKCSAASRVYLPKSTSTEILEFVKADIKSFNKPGSPEDMSNFITAVIHEGSFDKLAKYITQAKEDKNAEIYAGGSFDKSKGYFIEPTVIVTTDPKYTTMETELFGPVVTIYVYEDKDWSKTLQLIDGTSEYALTGAVLSQDRYAIDEATKALQNCAGNFYINDKPTGAVVGQQPFGGARASGTNDKAGSAQNLLRWVSPRLIKETFVTPVDYRYPFLG from the coding sequence ATGGGTAAAGGTTTTTTCCAAGTTCCTACCGCTATTAATGAACCAATTAAAAGCTACGCTCCTGGATCTCCTGAAAGAGAAGCAGTTTTGGAACAATACAAAGCATATTTCAATGGTAATGTTGATGTTCCTATGTATATAGGAAAAGAAGAGATACGAACAGGTAATACAAAGCCTATGTCTCCTCCGCACGACCATAAGCATATTGTGGGCACATACCACACTGCAGATAAAAAAAATATACAATCAGCAATTGACAATTGTTTAGAATCCAGAAATGACTGGGCTAATTTAACATGGGAACAACGCGCCGCTATTTTCTTGAAAGCAGCCGAATTAATAGCTGGACCTTACCGCGCAAAAATTAACGCAGCCACCATGATTGCGCAATCAAAGAATATTCACCAAGCAGAAATTGATGCAGCTTGCGAATTAATTGACTTTTTGCGTTTCAACGTAGAATATATGTCTCAGATTTACGCGGAACAACCTGATTCTGCAGAAGGAATTTGGAACCGAGTAGAGTATAGACCATTAGAAGGGTTTGTTTACGCCATTACACCGTTCAATTTTACAGCTATAGCAGGGAATTTACCTGCTAGTGCAGCAATGATGGGTAACGTAGTTGTTTGGAAACCTAGTGATAGTCAAATTTTTTCGGCAAAAGTTATTGTGGACGTATTTAAAGAAGCAGGTTTACCGGATGGCGTAATAAACGTTGTTTATGGTGACCCTGTTATGATTACTAATACAATTTTAGCAAGTCCTGATTTTGCCGGAATCCACTTTACTGGCTCCACTCATGTATTCAAAGAACTTTGGAAACAAATAGGTAATAATATACATACCTATAAAACATACCCAAAAATAGTTGGAGAAACTGGAGGTAAAGATTTTATTTTAGCGCACCCAACTGCTAATACTAAGCAAGTAGCTACAGCAATTTCTAGAGGCGCATTTGAGTTTCAAGGTCAAAAATGTAGCGCAGCGTCAAGAGTGTACCTACCAAAATCAACGTCAACAGAAATTTTAGAATTTGTAAAAGCTGATATCAAATCATTCAACAAACCTGGTTCACCAGAAGACATGAGTAATTTTATTACTGCCGTAATTCATGAAGGTTCCTTTGATAAATTAGCAAAATATATTACCCAAGCTAAGGAAGACAAGAATGCGGAGATATATGCAGGTGGCAGTTTTGACAAGTCTAAAGGGTATTTTATTGAACCAACAGTTATTGTAACTACAGACCCTAAATACACCACAATGGAAACGGAACTTTTTGGCCCTGTAGTGACAATCTATGTATACGAAGACAAAGATTGGAGCAAAACATTACAATTAATTGATGGTACTTCTGAATACGCATTAACTGGTGCCGTACTTTCTCAAGATAGATATGCTATTGACGAGGCGACAAAAGCATTGCAAAATTGCGCGGGCAACTTCTATATTAACGACAAACCAACTGGTGCAGTTGTTGGCCAACAACCTTTTGGTGGCGCAAGGGCCTCTGGAACAAATGATAAAGCTGGTTCTGCACAAAATTTATTAAGATGGGTTTCCCCCAGATTAATAAAAGAGACTTTTGTGACCCCAGTAGATTATAGATATCCATTTTTAGGTTAA
- the rsmG gene encoding 16S rRNA (guanine(527)-N(7))-methyltransferase RsmG, giving the protein MTAEIIFENFPNLSEIQKQHFIKLEELYKDWNQKINVVSRKDIDELYLRHVLHSLGIAKFITFKDGSTILDVGTGGGFPGIPLAILFPEVNFTLVDSIGKKIKVVDEVVYGLQLTNVKTINARVEEIPGQFDFIVSRAVAAMPTFVHWVKGKIKKESAHDIRNGILYLKGGDLGEELKDYRTAEVYQLATYFKEDFFETKKMVYLPLKYKG; this is encoded by the coding sequence ATGACTGCTGAAATCATATTTGAAAATTTTCCCAATTTATCTGAAATACAGAAACAACACTTTATAAAGTTAGAGGAATTATATAAAGATTGGAACCAAAAGATTAATGTGGTTTCCAGAAAAGATATTGATGAACTCTATTTAAGACATGTTTTACATTCTTTAGGCATAGCCAAATTCATAACTTTTAAAGACGGTTCTACTATTCTAGACGTTGGTACTGGTGGCGGATTTCCTGGTATTCCTTTGGCAATATTATTTCCAGAAGTCAATTTTACACTGGTCGATTCTATTGGTAAAAAAATTAAAGTTGTGGATGAGGTGGTTTATGGGTTACAATTAACTAATGTAAAAACAATTAATGCACGTGTAGAAGAAATACCGGGTCAGTTCGATTTTATTGTTAGTAGGGCCGTTGCGGCTATGCCAACATTTGTACATTGGGTCAAAGGAAAGATTAAAAAAGAATCTGCCCACGATATTCGAAATGGAATATTATACCTAAAAGGAGGTGATTTAGGAGAGGAATTAAAGGACTATAGAACAGCCGAAGTATACCAATTAGCTACTTATTTTAAGGAGGATTTTTTTGAAACTAAAAAAATGGTATACCTTCCATTAAAATATAAAGGGTAA
- the apaG gene encoding Co2+/Mg2+ efflux protein ApaG: protein MITQVTKGIKISVQTSFEGTFFKNYKMHYAFGYTITIENQSKDAVQLTSRHWKIYDSLNDMETLDGEGVIGKKPVIKPGNSHTYNSGCLLTSPIGAMKGHYNMVLISNSDKFRVYIPTFKFSAPFALN from the coding sequence ATGATAACACAAGTTACCAAAGGCATTAAAATATCAGTACAAACTAGTTTTGAAGGCACATTCTTTAAGAACTATAAAATGCATTATGCGTTTGGCTATACTATTACTATTGAAAATCAAAGTAAGGATGCTGTTCAACTAACTTCTCGTCACTGGAAAATATATGACTCCCTAAATGATATGGAGACCTTAGACGGTGAAGGAGTAATAGGTAAAAAACCAGTAATTAAACCTGGTAATTCTCATACCTATAATTCTGGATGTTTACTTACTTCTCCAATTGGCGCAATGAAAGGACATTATAATATGGTACTCATAAGTAATTCCGATAAATTTAGAGTTTACATACCTACATTTAAGTTTAGTGCACCGTTTGCTTTAAACTAA
- a CDS encoding NADH:ubiquinone reductase (Na(+)-transporting) subunit B, whose product MSLKSKLHELKLKYQGKKMAPAFNAFHTFLFSPDETTHSGGTHVKSADDLKRTMNTVIMALVPVLIFSMFNAGYQHYSAINGFPADFSLMNDFLTWDNFWIGIIKVLPLVVVSYGVGLIVEFIFAVIKGHEVEEGYLVTGMLVPLIVPIDTPLWMLAVAVVFGVVIGKEVFGGTGMNILNPALTIRAFLFFAYPTWMSGDKVWVYGARERSEEILAGANVDAISGETILGYLAQNKGAEITYSVSDMFFGFIPGSVGETSALLILLGGLFLIFTKIASWRIMLSAVIGSLVMGLIFNQVVEFGWVGESSKFYGLMSFDFWKHLIVGGLAFGIVYMATDPVTGSQTNKGKWYYGFFIGFISVLIRVFNPAYPEGVFLAILLMNVFAPTIDHYVVRGNIKKRMNRLKNATIYPKDADGKAEELKAETV is encoded by the coding sequence ATGAGTTTAAAAAGCAAATTACACGAACTTAAACTGAAGTATCAGGGTAAGAAAATGGCTCCTGCCTTTAATGCCTTTCATACTTTTTTGTTTTCGCCAGATGAGACCACCCATTCAGGTGGAACACATGTTAAATCAGCCGACGATTTAAAACGAACAATGAACACAGTGATAATGGCACTGGTACCAGTGTTAATATTTTCTATGTTCAACGCGGGTTACCAACACTATTCTGCAATAAACGGTTTTCCGGCAGATTTTTCTTTAATGAACGATTTCCTTACTTGGGATAATTTTTGGATCGGTATTATTAAGGTTTTGCCATTAGTGGTTGTTTCTTATGGTGTTGGACTAATAGTAGAATTTATTTTTGCCGTTATAAAAGGTCATGAAGTAGAAGAGGGATATTTGGTTACCGGTATGTTGGTTCCATTAATTGTTCCAATTGATACGCCTCTTTGGATGTTGGCCGTAGCCGTAGTATTCGGTGTTGTTATTGGTAAAGAAGTTTTTGGAGGTACAGGAATGAATATTCTTAATCCTGCATTAACTATTAGAGCATTCTTGTTCTTCGCTTACCCTACGTGGATGAGTGGTGATAAAGTTTGGGTTTATGGTGCTCGTGAGCGTTCAGAAGAAATTTTAGCAGGTGCCAACGTAGATGCCATATCTGGGGAAACGATATTAGGATATTTAGCTCAGAATAAAGGAGCGGAAATAACCTATTCTGTGTCAGATATGTTCTTCGGATTTATTCCTGGTTCTGTTGGTGAAACCTCGGCATTACTTATTCTTTTAGGAGGGTTGTTCTTGATTTTTACAAAAATCGCTAGCTGGAGAATAATGCTAAGTGCTGTTATAGGTTCTTTAGTAATGGGCTTAATATTCAACCAGGTAGTTGAGTTTGGATGGGTAGGTGAATCTAGTAAGTTTTACGGATTAATGAGTTTCGATTTTTGGAAGCATTTAATAGTCGGTGGTTTGGCTTTCGGTATTGTCTATATGGCTACTGATCCTGTTACCGGATCACAAACAAATAAAGGTAAATGGTATTACGGTTTCTTTATAGGTTTCATTTCTGTATTAATTCGTGTATTTAACCCAGCATACCCAGAAGGTGTTTTCTTGGCAATCCTTTTAATGAACGTATTTGCACCAACAATTGATCATTATGTTGTTAGGGGTAACATTAAGAAAAGAATGAACAGATTAAAGAATGCTACTATCTATCCTAAAGATGCAGATGGTAAGGCAGAAGAACTTAAAGCGGAAACAGTTTAA
- a CDS encoding type IX secretion system plug protein, with product MRVFIKYLFFFFILQNIVAQVQVEVNPPENIKSIIFKGPTDDQFPIIKIGEPIYLEFDDILANEQDYYYKVTHCDYDWTKSSLLKSQYIEGVDNQRITQYENSYTTLETYSNYQLTIPNDNVRLKVSGNYLIEIYNNYDELQFSRRFLVYKDLVNVAATIKRSRDFNYINEKQVVQFSIQSSGYKLVNPKKEVKVAILQNYYWPTALYDIKPQYTIGTELVYKYDQETAFYAGNEYLLFDTSDLRAPSSQISRIELTDLYNHILFSDGFRNDKPYTYFPDINGDFVVRTLQGDNASREAEYTNVYFSLPYNEFIALDEVYIFGKFNNYALTDENKMTYNETNGMMEATIKMKQGFYNYKYVLKDGGEMKPNVVSGNFHFTENNYIILVYYRNFGDMYDSLIGIGSANSRDITN from the coding sequence ATGCGTGTTTTTATTAAATATTTATTTTTCTTTTTTATTCTACAAAACATAGTAGCACAGGTTCAAGTGGAGGTAAATCCACCAGAAAACATAAAATCTATTATATTCAAAGGCCCTACTGATGATCAATTTCCTATCATTAAGATAGGTGAACCTATTTATTTAGAATTCGATGATATTTTAGCAAACGAGCAGGACTACTATTATAAGGTTACCCATTGTGATTACGACTGGACGAAATCATCCTTATTAAAATCTCAATACATAGAGGGGGTAGATAATCAAAGAATAACCCAATACGAAAATAGCTATACCACCTTAGAAACCTACTCTAACTACCAACTTACTATACCAAATGACAATGTTAGATTAAAAGTTAGCGGTAATTATCTTATAGAAATATATAATAACTATGACGAGCTTCAATTCTCTCGTAGATTCTTAGTTTACAAAGATCTTGTTAACGTAGCTGCTACTATAAAACGCTCAAGGGATTTTAATTACATAAACGAAAAACAGGTAGTACAATTTAGCATTCAATCCTCTGGCTACAAGCTTGTAAATCCAAAAAAAGAAGTTAAGGTTGCTATATTACAAAACTACTATTGGCCCACTGCCCTTTACGATATTAAACCACAATATACAATTGGTACAGAACTAGTTTACAAATACGACCAAGAAACCGCTTTTTATGCTGGCAATGAATATTTGTTATTCGACACTAGTGACTTAAGAGCTCCAAGCTCTCAAATTTCTAGAATAGAATTAACTGACCTTTATAATCACATTCTATTTTCTGATGGATTTAGAAATGATAAGCCTTACACTTATTTTCCCGATATAAATGGTGATTTTGTAGTAAGAACTTTACAAGGCGACAATGCATCTAGAGAAGCTGAATATACCAATGTATATTTTAGCCTACCTTACAATGAATTTATTGCTTTAGACGAAGTTTACATTTTTGGAAAATTCAACAATTACGCCCTAACTGATGAGAACAAAATGACCTATAATGAAACAAATGGTATGATGGAGGCAACCATAAAAATGAAACAAGGTTTTTACAATTATAAATACGTTCTTAAAGATGGCGGCGAAATGAAACCAAATGTTGTAAGTGGAAATTTTCACTTCACTGAAAACAATTATATTATTCTAGTTTATTATAGAAACTTTGGCGATATGTACGATAGCCTTATCGGTATTGGCTCCGCAAATTCTAGAGATATCACTAACTAA
- a CDS encoding Na(+)-translocating NADH-quinone reductase subunit A: MSKDIRIKKGLNINLVGAAEQTTSKAVLSNVYAIQLSDFHGITPKMMVKQGEQVKAGEPLFYNKNIEDMLFVSPVSGELIEIERGARRRILTLKILADKTQEVLEGSVLNVEKSSKGELKAALLKSGCWPFIRQRPYDVIADPETTPKSIFISGYSSAPLQADLDYVLQGKERELQAAVTALGKLTPGKVHVSVGSGNSPLSSMNGVELHNVSGPHPAGLVGTQINKLDPINKGELVWTVTPQDLIIIGEYLITGKFNAERMVALAGSSVKAPKYYSTKIGAEISTFLYASGVKEENIRVINGDVLTGSKSKPAGFLGYYNNTVTVIPEGNDYELFGWNKPVFNKISATRALTFSWMQPNKKYDLNTNTNGEHRAFVVTGQYEKVFPMDIFPMQLLKACMVKDLDEMEQLGLYEVAPEDFSLTEFICISKQPHQKIIREGLDLLQKEIG; the protein is encoded by the coding sequence ATGTCCAAAGACATACGAATAAAAAAAGGGCTCAACATTAACCTTGTGGGCGCCGCAGAACAGACGACTTCGAAAGCTGTTTTGAGTAATGTTTACGCAATACAATTGAGTGATTTTCACGGCATTACCCCTAAAATGATGGTAAAGCAAGGCGAGCAGGTGAAAGCCGGTGAACCTTTGTTCTATAACAAAAACATAGAGGATATGCTCTTTGTATCGCCTGTAAGCGGTGAGTTAATAGAAATTGAAAGAGGGGCGAGAAGACGTATTTTGACCTTAAAGATTTTAGCCGATAAAACTCAAGAAGTATTAGAAGGATCAGTTTTAAATGTTGAAAAATCATCGAAAGGAGAATTAAAAGCTGCATTGTTGAAAAGTGGTTGTTGGCCATTTATCAGACAGCGTCCTTATGATGTTATTGCTGATCCTGAGACTACACCTAAATCTATATTTATTTCTGGATATTCAAGTGCGCCATTACAAGCAGATTTAGATTATGTTTTACAGGGTAAAGAAAGGGAATTACAGGCGGCGGTAACTGCGCTGGGTAAATTAACACCTGGGAAAGTACATGTGTCTGTTGGTTCTGGTAATTCGCCATTATCTTCAATGAACGGGGTAGAGTTGCATAATGTTTCTGGTCCGCATCCTGCAGGTTTGGTTGGTACTCAAATTAACAAATTAGACCCTATTAATAAAGGTGAGTTAGTTTGGACAGTTACTCCTCAAGATTTAATAATAATAGGTGAGTATTTAATTACAGGTAAATTTAATGCCGAAAGAATGGTTGCTCTTGCGGGATCTTCTGTAAAAGCGCCAAAATATTATAGTACCAAAATAGGTGCGGAGATTTCTACTTTCCTATATGCTAGCGGTGTTAAGGAGGAGAATATTAGAGTTATCAATGGTGATGTTCTTACGGGTTCCAAAAGTAAACCAGCTGGGTTTTTAGGTTACTATAATAATACGGTTACGGTTATTCCGGAAGGCAACGATTATGAGTTATTTGGATGGAACAAACCTGTTTTCAATAAAATATCGGCTACCAGGGCTTTAACTTTTTCTTGGATGCAGCCAAATAAGAAATATGACTTAAACACTAATACTAACGGTGAGCATAGAGCTTTTGTGGTGACAGGACAATATGAAAAAGTTTTTCCAATGGATATTTTTCCAATGCAACTTTTAAAAGCTTGTATGGTAAAAGATTTGGATGAAATGGAGCAATTAGGTTTGTATGAAGTGGCTCCTGAGGATTTTTCGTTAACTGAATTTATATGTATTTCTAAACAACCACACCAGAAAATTATTCGTGAAGGGTTAGATTTATTGCAAAAAGAAATAGGATAA
- a CDS encoding DinB family protein encodes MKKLLFIVLLISGAFSMAQEELTQNTIKAVLTGNQAQVIQLAEAFSEELYDWRPTEGVVSVGEALLHVAGGNYFLASKLGFAPPEDVDVMALGKITGKENIIAALKKSNEFALDIITKVEDGALNEEVDFGFMKANKLGGLLAIMEHNGEHKGQLIAYARSNGVVPPWSK; translated from the coding sequence ATGAAAAAGTTACTATTTATTGTATTGCTTATTTCTGGAGCATTTTCTATGGCACAAGAAGAACTAACACAGAATACTATTAAGGCCGTTTTAACTGGGAATCAAGCTCAAGTTATTCAACTTGCAGAAGCGTTCTCAGAAGAACTGTATGATTGGAGACCAACAGAAGGTGTCGTTTCTGTTGGTGAAGCCCTTTTACATGTTGCAGGTGGAAACTACTTTCTAGCATCTAAATTAGGTTTTGCGCCACCAGAAGATGTTGACGTAATGGCCTTAGGCAAAATTACCGGTAAAGAAAATATCATTGCCGCTCTAAAAAAATCTAATGAATTTGCACTGGATATAATTACAAAAGTAGAAGATGGAGCATTAAATGAAGAAGTTGATTTTGGTTTTATGAAAGCAAACAAATTAGGAGGTCTTTTGGCTATTATGGAACATAATGGAGAACACAAAGGACAACTAATTGCCTATGCTAGATCGAATGGAGTTGTACCACCGTGGAGTAAATAA
- a CDS encoding DUF3667 domain-containing protein, with product MKNKPTIKTTGRYRMQYRGVDCLNCGHPLDLSDKYCPNCSQANSTKKLTLVDFFEEFFANYFSYDSKLWLTLTALLLKPGKITKEYIAGKRLSYTNPFRFLLSLSIVYFLIISLNSEFETLNKFGSDNPTQFFDLQTQFNNLEFENEEDKKLALSQLDSLNIKGLNNLKLSSQDSLILSRPKGYFKGINQENFFERLFEKIQFYNTVIKNDTIYNFNQSVIKYEVPELTENKMAYNLSSSLIDIEKRPGTFINSLISKLPIATFFFLPFFSVFVWLVYIRKKHTYTDHLIFSFHNQSLLFILLIVSNLINATFSVNSEGLFFLVFAIYLYKAMRNFYQQGRVKTIIKYMFLNTIFFILGGIAMTILIAASVFTY from the coding sequence ATGAAAAACAAACCAACCATAAAAACTACTGGACGTTATCGCATGCAATACCGTGGTGTTGACTGCCTTAATTGCGGACACCCTCTTGACTTAAGCGACAAATACTGCCCCAATTGTTCTCAGGCAAATAGCACAAAAAAACTCACCCTTGTTGATTTTTTTGAAGAGTTTTTTGCTAATTATTTTTCTTACGATTCTAAACTGTGGCTGACCCTAACTGCTTTACTTTTAAAGCCGGGCAAAATCACAAAAGAATATATTGCCGGCAAACGCTTGTCTTACACCAATCCATTTCGTTTTCTTTTAAGTTTATCTATTGTTTATTTCTTAATTATTAGTCTCAATAGTGAGTTTGAAACGCTAAATAAATTTGGCTCGGACAATCCAACTCAATTCTTTGATTTACAAACTCAGTTTAACAACCTAGAATTTGAAAATGAGGAAGATAAAAAACTAGCTCTTTCCCAGTTAGATTCGTTAAATATTAAGGGTTTAAATAACTTAAAGCTCAGCTCACAAGATTCCTTAATACTTAGTAGGCCTAAAGGATATTTTAAAGGCATTAACCAGGAAAATTTTTTTGAAAGATTATTTGAAAAAATTCAATTTTACAATACTGTAATAAAAAACGATACTATCTATAATTTTAACCAAAGCGTTATTAAATACGAAGTACCAGAGCTTACCGAAAATAAAATGGCATATAATCTTTCCAGTAGTTTAATTGACATTGAAAAGCGACCTGGCACCTTTATCAATTCTTTAATTTCAAAACTACCGATAGCAACATTTTTCTTTCTTCCATTCTTTTCTGTTTTCGTTTGGTTGGTCTATATCAGAAAAAAACACACTTACACCGATCATTTAATCTTTAGTTTCCACAATCAATCGTTATTATTTATCTTGCTCATTGTTAGCAATTTAATCAACGCTACTTTTAGTGTTAACAGCGAAGGATTGTTTTTTTTAGTATTCGCTATTTACCTATATAAAGCAATGCGAAATTTCTATCAGCAAGGAAGAGTTAAAACGATTATAAAATATATGTTCCTAAACACTATTTTTTTTATTTTAGGAGGCATTGCAATGACAATATTAATAGCTGCAAGCGTATTTACATATTAA
- a CDS encoding fatty acid desaturase family protein, which translates to MEKNTIRFPRTDSAKFFKTLNNRVNDYFKVNKLKKTGNWKLHLKTLVMFSLFLAPYFLILTLGLPNWANFLLTIVMGIGMAGVGMNVMHDGNHGAYSNKKWVNKLMGSSIYILAGNVYNWQVQHNVLHHTYTNIHEHDEDMEAGRILRFSKHAEWKKYHKFQHFYSVFLYGLLTFNWAITTDFQQMYRYMKRKLAYGKLPSATMNWSTLIVTKLLYITIWIVLPMLILDIAWWKILIGFFLMHYVAGVILSVVFQLAHIVDDADTPLPDESGTMKNTWAIHQLFTTVNFGTKNKIVNWFTGGLNHQVEHHIFPNISHVHYTNISKIVKQTAQEFNLPYYEYKTTRKAIISHFKHLKELGKEPTLQY; encoded by the coding sequence ATGGAAAAAAATACTATACGCTTTCCTAGAACAGACTCTGCAAAATTCTTTAAAACTTTAAACAACAGAGTTAATGATTATTTTAAAGTTAATAAATTAAAGAAAACAGGAAACTGGAAACTCCATCTTAAAACTTTGGTTATGTTTTCATTATTTCTTGCACCTTATTTTCTAATATTAACTTTAGGTTTACCTAATTGGGCCAATTTTCTCTTAACCATTGTAATGGGTATTGGAATGGCCGGTGTTGGGATGAATGTTATGCATGATGGCAATCATGGCGCATACTCAAACAAAAAATGGGTAAACAAATTAATGGGTAGTAGTATTTACATTCTTGCCGGTAATGTATATAATTGGCAAGTTCAACACAATGTACTTCACCATACCTACACCAATATTCACGAGCACGATGAAGATATGGAAGCAGGAAGAATTTTACGTTTTTCTAAACATGCCGAATGGAAAAAATACCATAAATTCCAACATTTTTATTCCGTTTTCTTATACGGTTTACTAACTTTTAACTGGGCAATAACGACAGATTTTCAGCAAATGTATAGATACATGAAAAGAAAATTAGCTTATGGTAAACTACCTAGTGCCACTATGAACTGGAGTACTTTGATTGTAACGAAATTACTATACATTACTATTTGGATAGTTTTACCAATGCTTATTTTAGACATTGCTTGGTGGAAAATTTTAATAGGATTCTTTTTAATGCATTATGTCGCCGGGGTTATCTTAAGTGTAGTATTTCAATTGGCACATATTGTCGATGACGCCGATACCCCTTTACCAGACGAATCTGGTACTATGAAAAATACTTGGGCCATTCATCAATTGTTTACAACAGTTAATTTTGGCACCAAAAATAAAATTGTAAACTGGTTTACTGGTGGGTTAAATCATCAAGTAGAGCACCATATTTTTCCTAATATTAGCCATGTTCATTACACAAATATTTCAAAAATTGTGAAACAAACAGCTCAGGAATTTAATTTGCCTTATTACGAGTATAAAACTACTAGAAAAGCTATAATTTCGCACTTTAAACATTTAAAAGAATTAGGCAAGGAGCCTACATTACAATACTAG